GCCGGCTTTCGCGTTCCCCGTGTCTCCCCTGTCTCCGGGCCCTCAGGCCACCGCCGGCAGCGCCGGACGCAGGGGCCACGCCGGGTCCACCGCCTCCGGCGTACCGTTTCTCGCGAACCACGCCTCCAGGCCCCGGGCCTGCGCCGCGTGCCACCCGGCCTGCAGGTCGTGCAGCTCCGCCGGGCTCAGCCCGCCCAGCCGCGAGGAGAACCGGCGCCCCACCGCGCGCACCAGCTCCAGCGAGGCCGTGGCGTCGGCCGCCGCGTCGTGCGCCTCCTCCAGCTCCACCCCGTACAGCCCGCACAGATCCGCCAGCGTGCGGCGGCCCTTGCGGTAGCGGTCCAGATGCTTGTCCAGGACCCGCGGATCCAGCACGCACAAGGGCTTGCCCCCCAGATATCCGGAGAGCGGGGACGCCCGGTGGCGCCGCAACTCCCGGTCCAGCAGGGTCAGGTCGAACGGCGCGTTCATCACCACCAGCGGCCGCCCCGCCGCGCACTGCTCGGCCAGCCCCCGCGCCAGCTCCTCCATCACCGGCGCCGGCCACCGGCCGTTGCGCTGGAGGTGGTCCTCGGTGAGCCCGTGGACCCGCGTCGCCTCCGCGGGGACCGGGACCCCCGGGCTGACCAGCCAGCGGGTGACGCGCGGCCGCCCGCCCGCCGTGTCCTGGAGCACGAGCGCGGCCGACACGATCCGGTCCTTCTCGACGTCCACGCCCGTCGTCTCGGTGTCGAAAGCGGCCAGCGGGCCGTCGAACCAGTGCGTCATCACCGAACTCCTCGCCCGTGAGCGGCAGATGACCCCGTCGCCTCTGCCCGGACCGGTGATACCCGCCCGCCCGGCCGGATACGCCGCCCCCCGCCCCGCCGGAGGCACCGCACACCTCCCCGTACGCCGCCCCGGGTGACCGCCGCCACCCGGGGCGGTATCCCTTTCGCGCAGGGGGCCCGTGGCTCGGTACGATTCGTCTTGCGTCCGCAGGAGGAAGCGGCGCACCCCCTCAGTCAGGAGAGACCGGTGTCAGACGTCCGTGTGATCATCCAACGCGATTCCGAGCGGGAAGAGCACGTGGTGACGACGGGCACGACGGCCGCCGAACTCTTCCCCGGACAGCGCACCGTCGTCGCCGCACGGGTCGACGGCGAGCTGCGTGACCTGGCGTACGCGCTGCGTGACGGCGAGGTCGTCGAGCCCGTGGAGATCTCCTCCGAGGACGGCCTGAACATCCTGCGCCACTCCACCGCGCACGTGATGGCGCAGGCGGTCCAGGAGCTCTTCCCCGAGGCCAAGCTGGGTATCGGCCCGCCGGTCAAGGACGGCTTCTACTACGACTTCGACGTGGAGAAGCCGTTCACGCCCGAGGACCTCAAGGCCGTCGAGAAGAAGATGCAGGAGATCCAGAAGCGGGGCCAGCGGTTCTCCCGCCGCGTCGTCACCGACGAGGCGGCCCGCGAGGAGCTCGCCGACGAGCCCTACAAGCTGGAACTCATCGGCATCAAGGGCTCCGCCTCCTCGGACGACGGCGCGGACGTCGAGGTGGGCGGCGGCGAGCTGACCATCTACGACAACCTCGACCCCAAGACCGGCGACCTGTGCTGGAAGGACCTCTGCCGGGGCCCGCACCTGCCCACCACCCGGTTCATCCCCGCGTTCAAGCTGATGCGGAACGCGGCGGCGTACTGGCGGGGCAGCGAGAAGAACCCGATGCTCCAGCGCATCTACGGCACCGCCTGGCCCACCAAGGACGAGCTCAAGGCGCACCTGGAGTTCCTGGAGGAGGCCGCCAAGCGCGACCACCGCAAGCTGGGCAACGAGCTGGACCTCTTCTCCTTCCCCGACGAGATCGGCCCCGGCCTCGCGGTCTTCCACCCCAAGGGCGGCGTCATCCGCCGGGCCATGGAGGACTACTCGCGGCGCCGCCACGAGGAGGAGGGCTACGAGTTCGTCTACAGCCCCCACGCCACCAAGGGCAAGCTCTTCGAGAAGTCCGGCCACCTGGACTGGTACGCCGACGGCATGTACCCCCCCATGCAGCTCGACGACGGGGTGGACTACTACCTCAAGCCGATGAACTGCCCGATGCACAACCTGATCTTCGACGCGCGCGGCCGCTCCTACCGTGAACTCCCGCTGCGCCTCTTCGAGTTCGGCACGGTGTACCGGTACGAGAAGTCGGGCGTCGTGCACGGCCTGACCCGCTCGCGGGGCTTCACCCAGGACGACGCGCACATCTACTGCACCCGGGAGCAGATGGCCGAGGAGCTGGACCGGACGCTCACCTTCGTCCTGAACCTGCTCCGGGACTACGGCCTGACCGACTTCTACCTGGAGCTGTCCACCAAGGACCCGGAGAAGTTCGTCGGCTCGGACGAGGCATGGGAGGAGGCCACCGAGACGCTGCGCCAGGTCGCCGAGAAGCAGGGACTCCCGCTGGTCCCGGACCCGGGCGGCGCCGCGTTCTACGGCCCGAAGATCTCGGTGCAGTGCAAGGACGCCATCGGCCGCACCTGGCAGATGTCGACCGTGCAGCTCGACTTCAACCTGCCCGAGCGCTTCGACCTGGAGTACACCGGCCCGGACGGCACCAAGCAGCGCCCGGTCATGATCCACCGTGCGCTGTTCGGTTCCATCGAGCGCTTCTTCGCGGTTCTGCTGGAGCACTACGCGGGCGCGTTCCCGGTGTGGCTGGCCCCGGTCCAGGCGGTCGGCATCCCGATCGGCGACACCCACGTCGAGTACCTCCAGGAGTTCGCCGCCGAGGCCCGGAAGAAGGGGCTGCGCGTCGAGGTGGACGCCTCCGCGGACCGGATGCAGAAGAAGATCCGCAACCACCAGAAGGCCAAGGTCCCCTTCATGGTCATCGTCGGTGACGACGACATGAACGCCGGCACGGTCTCCTTCCGCTACCGCGACGGTTCGCAGGAGAACGGCATCCCGCGCGACGAGGCCCTCGCGAAGATCGCGAAGGCCGTGGAGGACCGCGTACAGGTCTGATCCGCGGCCCGGCGAAGGCCCCCGGCGAGCTATCCGCCCGCCGGGGGCCTTCGCTCGTCCTCCCGGGAGAACACCTGGATCAGCCACGACGAGAACGACCCCGTCACCGCCCCCAGCAGTCCCAGCCCGCACGC
This DNA window, taken from Streptomyces nitrosporeus, encodes the following:
- a CDS encoding 3'-5' exonuclease; translated protein: MTHWFDGPLAAFDTETTGVDVEKDRIVSAALVLQDTAGGRPRVTRWLVSPGVPVPAEATRVHGLTEDHLQRNGRWPAPVMEELARGLAEQCAAGRPLVVMNAPFDLTLLDRELRRHRASPLSGYLGGKPLCVLDPRVLDKHLDRYRKGRRTLADLCGLYGVELEEAHDAAADATASLELVRAVGRRFSSRLGGLSPAELHDLQAGWHAAQARGLEAWFARNGTPEAVDPAWPLRPALPAVA
- the thrS gene encoding threonine--tRNA ligase, producing the protein MSDVRVIIQRDSEREEHVVTTGTTAAELFPGQRTVVAARVDGELRDLAYALRDGEVVEPVEISSEDGLNILRHSTAHVMAQAVQELFPEAKLGIGPPVKDGFYYDFDVEKPFTPEDLKAVEKKMQEIQKRGQRFSRRVVTDEAAREELADEPYKLELIGIKGSASSDDGADVEVGGGELTIYDNLDPKTGDLCWKDLCRGPHLPTTRFIPAFKLMRNAAAYWRGSEKNPMLQRIYGTAWPTKDELKAHLEFLEEAAKRDHRKLGNELDLFSFPDEIGPGLAVFHPKGGVIRRAMEDYSRRRHEEEGYEFVYSPHATKGKLFEKSGHLDWYADGMYPPMQLDDGVDYYLKPMNCPMHNLIFDARGRSYRELPLRLFEFGTVYRYEKSGVVHGLTRSRGFTQDDAHIYCTREQMAEELDRTLTFVLNLLRDYGLTDFYLELSTKDPEKFVGSDEAWEEATETLRQVAEKQGLPLVPDPGGAAFYGPKISVQCKDAIGRTWQMSTVQLDFNLPERFDLEYTGPDGTKQRPVMIHRALFGSIERFFAVLLEHYAGAFPVWLAPVQAVGIPIGDTHVEYLQEFAAEARKKGLRVEVDASADRMQKKIRNHQKAKVPFMVIVGDDDMNAGTVSFRYRDGSQENGIPRDEALAKIAKAVEDRVQV